Proteins encoded within one genomic window of Equus caballus isolate H_3958 breed thoroughbred chromosome 20, TB-T2T, whole genome shotgun sequence:
- the ZNF76 gene encoding zinc finger protein 76 isoform X3 — translation MESLGLQTVTLSDGTTAYVQQAVKGEKLLEGQVIQLEDGTTAYIHQVTVQKEGYDPNALEAVQLEDGSTAYIHHPVAVPSDSTILAVQTEVGLEDLAAEDDEGFSTDTVVALEQYASKVSLQSLTLPINSLDSAKTATSLEDKVLHDSQAPHNGKGQQVGDRAFRCGYKGCGRLYTTAHHLKVHERAHTGDRPYRCDFPSCGKAFATGYGLKSHVRTHTGEKPYKCPEELCSKAFKTSGDLQKHVRTHTGERPFRCPFEGCGRSFTTSNIRKVHVRTHTGERPYTCPEPHCGRGFTSATNYKNHVRIHTGEKPYVCTVPGCGKRFTEYSSLYKHHVVHTHCKPYTCSTCGKTYRQTSTLAMHKRSAHGELEATEESEQALYEQQQLEAASAAEESPPPKRPRIAYLSEVKEEGDDISAQVAMVTEEDGAPQVALITQDGAQQVSLSPEDLQALGSAISMVTQHGSTTLTIPSHDDDLATSGTHTVTMVSADGTQTQPVTIITSGAVVAEDSSVASLHHQQVALLATANGTHIAVQLEEQQTLEEAISVATAAMQRGAVTLETTESESGC, via the exons ATGGAGAGCTTGGGGCTGCAGACGGTGACCCTCAGTGATGGGACGACGGCCTACGTCCAGCAAGCTGTCAAAG GGGAGAAGCTGCTTGAAGGGCAGGTGATCCAGCTCGAGGATGGGACTACGGCATACATTCACCAAGTGACGGTGCAGAAAG AGGGCTATGACCCCAACGCCCTGGAAGCCGTCCAGCTGGAAGACGGCTCCACTGCCTACATTCACCACCCTGTGGCTGTGCCGTCAGACAGCACCATCCTGGCCGTGCAGACAGAGGTGGGCTTGGAGGACCTAGCCGCAGAGGATGACGAGGGCTTCAGCACAGACACAGTGGTGGCCCTGGAGCAGTATGCCAGCAAGGTGAGCTTGCAGAGCCTGACGCTGCCCATCAACTCTCTTGACTCTGCcaaaacagccacctctctagAGGACAAG GTTCTGCACGACAGCCAGGCTCCCCATAATGGCAAAGGGCAGCAAGTTGGAGACAGAGCATTCCGCTGTGGCTACAAGGGCTGCGGGCGTCTCTACACCACTGCTCATCACTTAAAG GTACATGAAAGAGCTCATACTGGTGACCGTCCATACAGGTGTGATTTCCCCAGCTGCGGAAAGGCCTTTGCCACAG GTTATGGACTGAAGAGCCACGTGCGCACCCACACTGGTGAGAAGCCATACAAGTGCCCAGAGGAGCTGTGCAGCAAGGCCTTCAAGACCTCGGGAGACCTGCAGAAGCACGTCCGGACCCACACCG GTGAACGCCCATTCCGGTGCCCCTTCGAGGGCTGCGGCCGCTCCTTCACCACATCTAATATCCGCAAGGTACATGTGCGCACCCACACGGGCGAGCGGCCCTACACCTGCCCCGAGCCCCACTGTGGCCGTGGCTTCACCAGCGCCACCAACTACAAGAATCACGTGCGCATTCACACAG GGGAGAAGCCATACGTTTGCACGGTGCCAGGCTGCGGGAAGCGCTTCACCGAGTACTCGAGCCTGTATAAGCACCATGTGGTGCACACACACTGCAAGCCCTACACCTGCAGCACCTGCGGCAAGACCTACCGGCAGACCTCCACCCTGGCCATGCACAAGCGCAGTGCCCACGGCGAGCTGGAGGCCACGGAGGAGAGCGAGCAGGCCCTTTATGAGCAGCAGCAGCTCGAGG CCGCCTCTGCAGCCGAGGAGAGCCCGCCACCCAAACGACCCCGCATTGCTTACCTTTCGGAGGTGAAAGAAGAGGGTGATGACATCTCAGCCCAAGTGGCCATGGTGACAGAGGAAGATGGGGCCCCCCAGGTGGCTCTCATCACTCAGGATGGTGCCCAGCAG GTCAGCCTGTCCCCAGAAGATTTGCAGGCCCTGGGGAGTGCCATCAGTATGGTGACACAGCATGGCAGCACCACCCTCACCATCCCCAGTCATGACGATGACCTTGCCACATCTGGCACACATACAGTCACCATGGTCAGCGCTGATGGCACCCAGACGCAGCCC GTCACAATCATTACCTCCGGGGCTGTGGTGGCCGAGGACTCAAGTGTAGCATCCCTTCATCATCAACAGGTGGCGCTGTTGGCCACAGCCAACGGAACACACATTGCTGTGCAG CTGGAGGAGCAGCAGACCTTAGAGGAGGCCATCAGCGTGGCCACTGCTGCCATGCAGCGGGGGGCCGTGACCCTGGAGACCACAGAGTCAGAGAGCGGCTGCTGA
- the ZNF76 gene encoding zinc finger protein 76 isoform X4, with product MESLGLQTVTLSDGTTAYVQQAVKGEKLLEGQVIQLEDGTTAYIHQVTVQKEGYDPNALEAVQLEDGSTAYIHHPVAVPSDSTILAVQTEVGLEDLAAEDDEGFSTDTVVALEQYASKVLHDSQAPHNGKGQQVGDRAFRCGYKGCGRLYTTAHHLKVHERAHTGDRPYRCDFPSCGKAFATGYGLKSHVRTHTGEKPYKCPEELCSKAFKTSGDLQKHVRTHTGERPFRCPFEGCGRSFTTSNIRKVHVRTHTGERPYTCPEPHCGRGFTSATNYKNHVRIHTGEKPYVCTVPGCGKRFTEYSSLYKHHVVHTHCKPYTCSTCGKTYRQTSTLAMHKRSAHGELEATEESEQALYEQQQLEAASAAEESPPPKRPRIAYLSEVKEEGDDISAQVAMVTEEDGAPQVALITQDGAQQVSLSPEDLQALGSAISMVTQHGSTTLTIPSHDDDLATSGTHTVTMVSADGTQTQPVTIITSGAVVAEDSSVASLHHQQVALLATANGTHIAVQLEEQQTLEEAISVATAAMQRGAVTLETTESESGC from the exons ATGGAGAGCTTGGGGCTGCAGACGGTGACCCTCAGTGATGGGACGACGGCCTACGTCCAGCAAGCTGTCAAAG GGGAGAAGCTGCTTGAAGGGCAGGTGATCCAGCTCGAGGATGGGACTACGGCATACATTCACCAAGTGACGGTGCAGAAAG AGGGCTATGACCCCAACGCCCTGGAAGCCGTCCAGCTGGAAGACGGCTCCACTGCCTACATTCACCACCCTGTGGCTGTGCCGTCAGACAGCACCATCCTGGCCGTGCAGACAGAGGTGGGCTTGGAGGACCTAGCCGCAGAGGATGACGAGGGCTTCAGCACAGACACAGTGGTGGCCCTGGAGCAGTATGCCAGCAAG GTTCTGCACGACAGCCAGGCTCCCCATAATGGCAAAGGGCAGCAAGTTGGAGACAGAGCATTCCGCTGTGGCTACAAGGGCTGCGGGCGTCTCTACACCACTGCTCATCACTTAAAG GTACATGAAAGAGCTCATACTGGTGACCGTCCATACAGGTGTGATTTCCCCAGCTGCGGAAAGGCCTTTGCCACAG GTTATGGACTGAAGAGCCACGTGCGCACCCACACTGGTGAGAAGCCATACAAGTGCCCAGAGGAGCTGTGCAGCAAGGCCTTCAAGACCTCGGGAGACCTGCAGAAGCACGTCCGGACCCACACCG GTGAACGCCCATTCCGGTGCCCCTTCGAGGGCTGCGGCCGCTCCTTCACCACATCTAATATCCGCAAGGTACATGTGCGCACCCACACGGGCGAGCGGCCCTACACCTGCCCCGAGCCCCACTGTGGCCGTGGCTTCACCAGCGCCACCAACTACAAGAATCACGTGCGCATTCACACAG GGGAGAAGCCATACGTTTGCACGGTGCCAGGCTGCGGGAAGCGCTTCACCGAGTACTCGAGCCTGTATAAGCACCATGTGGTGCACACACACTGCAAGCCCTACACCTGCAGCACCTGCGGCAAGACCTACCGGCAGACCTCCACCCTGGCCATGCACAAGCGCAGTGCCCACGGCGAGCTGGAGGCCACGGAGGAGAGCGAGCAGGCCCTTTATGAGCAGCAGCAGCTCGAGG CCGCCTCTGCAGCCGAGGAGAGCCCGCCACCCAAACGACCCCGCATTGCTTACCTTTCGGAGGTGAAAGAAGAGGGTGATGACATCTCAGCCCAAGTGGCCATGGTGACAGAGGAAGATGGGGCCCCCCAGGTGGCTCTCATCACTCAGGATGGTGCCCAGCAG GTCAGCCTGTCCCCAGAAGATTTGCAGGCCCTGGGGAGTGCCATCAGTATGGTGACACAGCATGGCAGCACCACCCTCACCATCCCCAGTCATGACGATGACCTTGCCACATCTGGCACACATACAGTCACCATGGTCAGCGCTGATGGCACCCAGACGCAGCCC GTCACAATCATTACCTCCGGGGCTGTGGTGGCCGAGGACTCAAGTGTAGCATCCCTTCATCATCAACAGGTGGCGCTGTTGGCCACAGCCAACGGAACACACATTGCTGTGCAG CTGGAGGAGCAGCAGACCTTAGAGGAGGCCATCAGCGTGGCCACTGCTGCCATGCAGCGGGGGGCCGTGACCCTGGAGACCACAGAGTCAGAGAGCGGCTGCTGA
- the ZNF76 gene encoding zinc finger protein 76 isoform X2: MESLGLQTVTLSDGTTAYVQQAVKGEKLLEGQVIQLEDGTTAYIHQVTVQKEPLSFEDGQPVQLEDGSMAYIHHTPKEGYDPNALEAVQLEDGSTAYIHHPVAVPSDSTILAVQTEVGLEDLAAEDDEGFSTDTVVALEQYASKVLHDSQAPHNGKGQQVGDRAFRCGYKGCGRLYTTAHHLKVHERAHTGDRPYRCDFPSCGKAFATGYGLKSHVRTHTGEKPYKCPEELCSKAFKTSGDLQKHVRTHTGERPFRCPFEGCGRSFTTSNIRKVHVRTHTGERPYTCPEPHCGRGFTSATNYKNHVRIHTGEKPYVCTVPGCGKRFTEYSSLYKHHVVHTHCKPYTCSTCGKTYRQTSTLAMHKRSAHGELEATEESEQALYEQQQLEAASAAEESPPPKRPRIAYLSEVKEEGDDISAQVAMVTEEDGAPQVALITQDGAQQVSLSPEDLQALGSAISMVTQHGSTTLTIPSHDDDLATSGTHTVTMVSADGTQTQPVTIITSGAVVAEDSSVASLHHQQVALLATANGTHIAVQLEEQQTLEEAISVATAAMQRGAVTLETTESESGC; encoded by the exons ATGGAGAGCTTGGGGCTGCAGACGGTGACCCTCAGTGATGGGACGACGGCCTACGTCCAGCAAGCTGTCAAAG GGGAGAAGCTGCTTGAAGGGCAGGTGATCCAGCTCGAGGATGGGACTACGGCATACATTCACCAAGTGACGGTGCAGAAAG AACCTCTTTCCTTTGAGGATGGACAGCCTGTGCAGCTGGAAGATGGCAGCATGGCCTACATACACCACACACCCAAAG AGGGCTATGACCCCAACGCCCTGGAAGCCGTCCAGCTGGAAGACGGCTCCACTGCCTACATTCACCACCCTGTGGCTGTGCCGTCAGACAGCACCATCCTGGCCGTGCAGACAGAGGTGGGCTTGGAGGACCTAGCCGCAGAGGATGACGAGGGCTTCAGCACAGACACAGTGGTGGCCCTGGAGCAGTATGCCAGCAAG GTTCTGCACGACAGCCAGGCTCCCCATAATGGCAAAGGGCAGCAAGTTGGAGACAGAGCATTCCGCTGTGGCTACAAGGGCTGCGGGCGTCTCTACACCACTGCTCATCACTTAAAG GTACATGAAAGAGCTCATACTGGTGACCGTCCATACAGGTGTGATTTCCCCAGCTGCGGAAAGGCCTTTGCCACAG GTTATGGACTGAAGAGCCACGTGCGCACCCACACTGGTGAGAAGCCATACAAGTGCCCAGAGGAGCTGTGCAGCAAGGCCTTCAAGACCTCGGGAGACCTGCAGAAGCACGTCCGGACCCACACCG GTGAACGCCCATTCCGGTGCCCCTTCGAGGGCTGCGGCCGCTCCTTCACCACATCTAATATCCGCAAGGTACATGTGCGCACCCACACGGGCGAGCGGCCCTACACCTGCCCCGAGCCCCACTGTGGCCGTGGCTTCACCAGCGCCACCAACTACAAGAATCACGTGCGCATTCACACAG GGGAGAAGCCATACGTTTGCACGGTGCCAGGCTGCGGGAAGCGCTTCACCGAGTACTCGAGCCTGTATAAGCACCATGTGGTGCACACACACTGCAAGCCCTACACCTGCAGCACCTGCGGCAAGACCTACCGGCAGACCTCCACCCTGGCCATGCACAAGCGCAGTGCCCACGGCGAGCTGGAGGCCACGGAGGAGAGCGAGCAGGCCCTTTATGAGCAGCAGCAGCTCGAGG CCGCCTCTGCAGCCGAGGAGAGCCCGCCACCCAAACGACCCCGCATTGCTTACCTTTCGGAGGTGAAAGAAGAGGGTGATGACATCTCAGCCCAAGTGGCCATGGTGACAGAGGAAGATGGGGCCCCCCAGGTGGCTCTCATCACTCAGGATGGTGCCCAGCAG GTCAGCCTGTCCCCAGAAGATTTGCAGGCCCTGGGGAGTGCCATCAGTATGGTGACACAGCATGGCAGCACCACCCTCACCATCCCCAGTCATGACGATGACCTTGCCACATCTGGCACACATACAGTCACCATGGTCAGCGCTGATGGCACCCAGACGCAGCCC GTCACAATCATTACCTCCGGGGCTGTGGTGGCCGAGGACTCAAGTGTAGCATCCCTTCATCATCAACAGGTGGCGCTGTTGGCCACAGCCAACGGAACACACATTGCTGTGCAG CTGGAGGAGCAGCAGACCTTAGAGGAGGCCATCAGCGTGGCCACTGCTGCCATGCAGCGGGGGGCCGTGACCCTGGAGACCACAGAGTCAGAGAGCGGCTGCTGA
- the ZNF76 gene encoding zinc finger protein 76 isoform X1, whose protein sequence is MESLGLQTVTLSDGTTAYVQQAVKGEKLLEGQVIQLEDGTTAYIHQVTVQKEPLSFEDGQPVQLEDGSMAYIHHTPKEGYDPNALEAVQLEDGSTAYIHHPVAVPSDSTILAVQTEVGLEDLAAEDDEGFSTDTVVALEQYASKVSLQSLTLPINSLDSAKTATSLEDKVLHDSQAPHNGKGQQVGDRAFRCGYKGCGRLYTTAHHLKVHERAHTGDRPYRCDFPSCGKAFATGYGLKSHVRTHTGEKPYKCPEELCSKAFKTSGDLQKHVRTHTGERPFRCPFEGCGRSFTTSNIRKVHVRTHTGERPYTCPEPHCGRGFTSATNYKNHVRIHTGEKPYVCTVPGCGKRFTEYSSLYKHHVVHTHCKPYTCSTCGKTYRQTSTLAMHKRSAHGELEATEESEQALYEQQQLEAASAAEESPPPKRPRIAYLSEVKEEGDDISAQVAMVTEEDGAPQVALITQDGAQQVSLSPEDLQALGSAISMVTQHGSTTLTIPSHDDDLATSGTHTVTMVSADGTQTQPVTIITSGAVVAEDSSVASLHHQQVALLATANGTHIAVQLEEQQTLEEAISVATAAMQRGAVTLETTESESGC, encoded by the exons ATGGAGAGCTTGGGGCTGCAGACGGTGACCCTCAGTGATGGGACGACGGCCTACGTCCAGCAAGCTGTCAAAG GGGAGAAGCTGCTTGAAGGGCAGGTGATCCAGCTCGAGGATGGGACTACGGCATACATTCACCAAGTGACGGTGCAGAAAG AACCTCTTTCCTTTGAGGATGGACAGCCTGTGCAGCTGGAAGATGGCAGCATGGCCTACATACACCACACACCCAAAG AGGGCTATGACCCCAACGCCCTGGAAGCCGTCCAGCTGGAAGACGGCTCCACTGCCTACATTCACCACCCTGTGGCTGTGCCGTCAGACAGCACCATCCTGGCCGTGCAGACAGAGGTGGGCTTGGAGGACCTAGCCGCAGAGGATGACGAGGGCTTCAGCACAGACACAGTGGTGGCCCTGGAGCAGTATGCCAGCAAGGTGAGCTTGCAGAGCCTGACGCTGCCCATCAACTCTCTTGACTCTGCcaaaacagccacctctctagAGGACAAG GTTCTGCACGACAGCCAGGCTCCCCATAATGGCAAAGGGCAGCAAGTTGGAGACAGAGCATTCCGCTGTGGCTACAAGGGCTGCGGGCGTCTCTACACCACTGCTCATCACTTAAAG GTACATGAAAGAGCTCATACTGGTGACCGTCCATACAGGTGTGATTTCCCCAGCTGCGGAAAGGCCTTTGCCACAG GTTATGGACTGAAGAGCCACGTGCGCACCCACACTGGTGAGAAGCCATACAAGTGCCCAGAGGAGCTGTGCAGCAAGGCCTTCAAGACCTCGGGAGACCTGCAGAAGCACGTCCGGACCCACACCG GTGAACGCCCATTCCGGTGCCCCTTCGAGGGCTGCGGCCGCTCCTTCACCACATCTAATATCCGCAAGGTACATGTGCGCACCCACACGGGCGAGCGGCCCTACACCTGCCCCGAGCCCCACTGTGGCCGTGGCTTCACCAGCGCCACCAACTACAAGAATCACGTGCGCATTCACACAG GGGAGAAGCCATACGTTTGCACGGTGCCAGGCTGCGGGAAGCGCTTCACCGAGTACTCGAGCCTGTATAAGCACCATGTGGTGCACACACACTGCAAGCCCTACACCTGCAGCACCTGCGGCAAGACCTACCGGCAGACCTCCACCCTGGCCATGCACAAGCGCAGTGCCCACGGCGAGCTGGAGGCCACGGAGGAGAGCGAGCAGGCCCTTTATGAGCAGCAGCAGCTCGAGG CCGCCTCTGCAGCCGAGGAGAGCCCGCCACCCAAACGACCCCGCATTGCTTACCTTTCGGAGGTGAAAGAAGAGGGTGATGACATCTCAGCCCAAGTGGCCATGGTGACAGAGGAAGATGGGGCCCCCCAGGTGGCTCTCATCACTCAGGATGGTGCCCAGCAG GTCAGCCTGTCCCCAGAAGATTTGCAGGCCCTGGGGAGTGCCATCAGTATGGTGACACAGCATGGCAGCACCACCCTCACCATCCCCAGTCATGACGATGACCTTGCCACATCTGGCACACATACAGTCACCATGGTCAGCGCTGATGGCACCCAGACGCAGCCC GTCACAATCATTACCTCCGGGGCTGTGGTGGCCGAGGACTCAAGTGTAGCATCCCTTCATCATCAACAGGTGGCGCTGTTGGCCACAGCCAACGGAACACACATTGCTGTGCAG CTGGAGGAGCAGCAGACCTTAGAGGAGGCCATCAGCGTGGCCACTGCTGCCATGCAGCGGGGGGCCGTGACCCTGGAGACCACAGAGTCAGAGAGCGGCTGCTGA
- the DEF6 gene encoding differentially expressed in FDCP 6 homolog isoform X2, with protein sequence MALRKELLKSIWYAFTALDVEKSGKVSKSQLKVLSHNLYTVLHIPHDPVALEEHFRDDDDGPVSSQGYMPYLNKYILDKVEEGAFVKEHFDELCWTLTAKKNYRVDSNGNSMLSNQDAFRLWCLFNFLSEDKYPLIMVPDEVEYLLKKVLSSMCLEVGLGELEELLAQEAQAAQATGGLSVWQFLELFNSGRCLRGVGRDTLSMAIHEVYQELIQDVLKQGYLWKRGHLRRNWAERWFQLQPSCLCYFGSEECKEKRGTIPLDAQCCVEVLPDREGKRCMFCVKTASRTYEMSASDTRQRQEWTAAIQTAIRLQAEGKTSLHKDLKQKRREQREQRERRRAAKEEELLRLQQLQEEKERKLQELELLQEAQRQAERLLQEEEERRRSQHRELQQALEGQLREAEQARASMQAEMELKKEEAARQRQRIQELEEMQQRLQEALQLEVKARQDEEAVRLAQTRLLEEEEEKLKQLLQLKEEQERYIERAQQEKQELQQEMALQSRSLQQAQQQLEEVRQNRQRADEDVEAAQRKLRQASTNVKHWNVQVNRLMHPIEPGDKRPTTSSSFTGFQPSLLARRDSSLKRLTRWGSRDNRTPSPSSSEPQKSLNGGDESPISASTPQEDKLDPAPEN encoded by the exons ATGGCCCTGCGCAAGGAGCTGCTTAAGTCCATCTGGTACGCTTTCACCGCACTGGATGTAGAGAAGAGCGGCAAGGTCTCCAAGTCCCAGCTCAAG GTGCTGTCCCACAACCTGTACACGGTCCTGCACATCCCACACGACCCCGTGGCTCTGGAGGAGCACTTCCGCGATGATGATGATGGCCCCGTGTCCAGCCAGGGATACATGCCCTACCTCAACAAGTACATCCTGGACAAG gtggaggagggagctTTCGTTAAGGAGCACTTTGATGAGCTGTGCTGGACCCTGACGGCCAAGAAGAACTATCGGGTGGATAGCAACGGGAACAGCATGCTCTCCAATCAGGATGCCTTCCGCCTCTGGTGCCTCTTCAACTTCCTGTCTGAAGACAAGTACCCTCTGATCATGGTTCCTGATGAG GTGGAATACCTGCTGAAGAAGGTGCTCAGCAGCATGTGCTTGGAGGTGGGCCTGGGTGAGCTGGAGGAGCTGCTGGCCCAGGAGGCCCAGGCAGCCCAGGCCACCGGGGGACTCAGTGTCTGGCAGTTCCTGGAGCTCTTCAACTCGGGCCGCTGTCTGCGAGGCGTGGGGCGGGACACCCTCAGCATGGCCATCCACGAGGTCTACCAGGAGCTCATTCAAGATGTCCTGAAACAG GGTTACCTGTGGAAGCGAGGGCACCTGAGGAGGAACTGGGCAGAACGCTGGTTCCAGCTGCAGCCCAGCTGCCTCTGCTATTTTGGGAGTGAAGAGTGCAAGGAGAAAAGGGGCACTATCCCGCTGGACGCGCAGTGCTGTGTGGAG GTGCTGCCCGACAGAGAGGGGAAGCGCTGCATGTTCTGTGTGAAGACGGCCTCCCGCACTTACGAGATGAGCGCCTCAGACACGCGCCAGCGCCAGGAGTGGACGGCTG CCATCCAGACGGCGATCCGGCTGCAGGCCGAGGGGAAGACGTCGCTGCACAAGGACCTGAAGCAGAAGCGGCGCGAGCAGCGGGAGCAGCGGGAGAGACGCCGGGCAGCCAAGGAAGAGGAGCTGCTGCGGttgcagcagctgcaggaggagaaagagcGGAAGCTTCAGGAACTCGAGCTGCTGCAGGAGGCGCAGCGGCAGGCCGAGCGcctgctgcaggaggaggaggagcggcGACGCAGCCAGCACCGCGAGCTGCAGCAGGCGCTCGAGGGCCAGTTGCGCGAGGCGGAGCAG GCCCGGGCCTCCATGCAGGCTGAGATGGAGCTGAAGAAGGAGGAGGCTGCCCGGCAGCGGCAGCGcatccaggagctggaggagatgCAGCAGAGGCTTCAGGAGGCCCTGCAACTGGAGGTGAAAGCTCGGCAAGACGAGGAGGCCGTGCGCCTAGCCCAGACCAG actgctggaggaggaggaggagaagctaaagcagctgctgcagctgaaggaggagcaggagcgcTACATCGAGCGGGCGCAGCAGGAGAAGCAAGAGCTGCAGCAGGAGATGGCGCTGCAGAGCCGCTCCCTGCAgcaggcccagcagcagctggaggaggTGCGGCAGAACCGGCAGCGGGCCGACGAGGACGTGGAG gcTGCCCAGAGGAAGTTGCGCCAGGCCAGCACCAATGTGAAACACTGGAACGTCCAGGTGAACCGGCTCATGCATCCAATTGAGCCCGGAG ACAAACGTCCCACCACCAGCAGCTCCTTCACAGGCTTCCAGCCTTCCCTACTTGCCCGCCGGGACTCCTCCCTGAAGCGCCTGACCCGCTGGGGATCCCGGGACAACAGGACCCCCTCGCCCAGCAGCAGTGAGCCGCAAAAGTCCCTCAATGGTGGAGATGAGTCTCCCATCTCGGCTTCCACCCCTCAGGAAGATAAACTGGACCCAGCACCCGAAAATTAG
- the DEF6 gene encoding differentially expressed in FDCP 6 homolog isoform X1, producing the protein MALRKELLKSIWYAFTALDVEKSGKVSKSQLKVLSHNLYTVLHIPHDPVALEEHFRDDDDGPVSSQGYMPYLNKYILDKAWWQVEEGAFVKEHFDELCWTLTAKKNYRVDSNGNSMLSNQDAFRLWCLFNFLSEDKYPLIMVPDEVEYLLKKVLSSMCLEVGLGELEELLAQEAQAAQATGGLSVWQFLELFNSGRCLRGVGRDTLSMAIHEVYQELIQDVLKQGYLWKRGHLRRNWAERWFQLQPSCLCYFGSEECKEKRGTIPLDAQCCVEVLPDREGKRCMFCVKTASRTYEMSASDTRQRQEWTAAIQTAIRLQAEGKTSLHKDLKQKRREQREQRERRRAAKEEELLRLQQLQEEKERKLQELELLQEAQRQAERLLQEEEERRRSQHRELQQALEGQLREAEQARASMQAEMELKKEEAARQRQRIQELEEMQQRLQEALQLEVKARQDEEAVRLAQTRLLEEEEEKLKQLLQLKEEQERYIERAQQEKQELQQEMALQSRSLQQAQQQLEEVRQNRQRADEDVEAAQRKLRQASTNVKHWNVQVNRLMHPIEPGDKRPTTSSSFTGFQPSLLARRDSSLKRLTRWGSRDNRTPSPSSSEPQKSLNGGDESPISASTPQEDKLDPAPEN; encoded by the exons ATGGCCCTGCGCAAGGAGCTGCTTAAGTCCATCTGGTACGCTTTCACCGCACTGGATGTAGAGAAGAGCGGCAAGGTCTCCAAGTCCCAGCTCAAG GTGCTGTCCCACAACCTGTACACGGTCCTGCACATCCCACACGACCCCGTGGCTCTGGAGGAGCACTTCCGCGATGATGATGATGGCCCCGTGTCCAGCCAGGGATACATGCCCTACCTCAACAAGTACATCCTGGACAAG GCCTGGtggcaggtggaggagggagctTTCGTTAAGGAGCACTTTGATGAGCTGTGCTGGACCCTGACGGCCAAGAAGAACTATCGGGTGGATAGCAACGGGAACAGCATGCTCTCCAATCAGGATGCCTTCCGCCTCTGGTGCCTCTTCAACTTCCTGTCTGAAGACAAGTACCCTCTGATCATGGTTCCTGATGAG GTGGAATACCTGCTGAAGAAGGTGCTCAGCAGCATGTGCTTGGAGGTGGGCCTGGGTGAGCTGGAGGAGCTGCTGGCCCAGGAGGCCCAGGCAGCCCAGGCCACCGGGGGACTCAGTGTCTGGCAGTTCCTGGAGCTCTTCAACTCGGGCCGCTGTCTGCGAGGCGTGGGGCGGGACACCCTCAGCATGGCCATCCACGAGGTCTACCAGGAGCTCATTCAAGATGTCCTGAAACAG GGTTACCTGTGGAAGCGAGGGCACCTGAGGAGGAACTGGGCAGAACGCTGGTTCCAGCTGCAGCCCAGCTGCCTCTGCTATTTTGGGAGTGAAGAGTGCAAGGAGAAAAGGGGCACTATCCCGCTGGACGCGCAGTGCTGTGTGGAG GTGCTGCCCGACAGAGAGGGGAAGCGCTGCATGTTCTGTGTGAAGACGGCCTCCCGCACTTACGAGATGAGCGCCTCAGACACGCGCCAGCGCCAGGAGTGGACGGCTG CCATCCAGACGGCGATCCGGCTGCAGGCCGAGGGGAAGACGTCGCTGCACAAGGACCTGAAGCAGAAGCGGCGCGAGCAGCGGGAGCAGCGGGAGAGACGCCGGGCAGCCAAGGAAGAGGAGCTGCTGCGGttgcagcagctgcaggaggagaaagagcGGAAGCTTCAGGAACTCGAGCTGCTGCAGGAGGCGCAGCGGCAGGCCGAGCGcctgctgcaggaggaggaggagcggcGACGCAGCCAGCACCGCGAGCTGCAGCAGGCGCTCGAGGGCCAGTTGCGCGAGGCGGAGCAG GCCCGGGCCTCCATGCAGGCTGAGATGGAGCTGAAGAAGGAGGAGGCTGCCCGGCAGCGGCAGCGcatccaggagctggaggagatgCAGCAGAGGCTTCAGGAGGCCCTGCAACTGGAGGTGAAAGCTCGGCAAGACGAGGAGGCCGTGCGCCTAGCCCAGACCAG actgctggaggaggaggaggagaagctaaagcagctgctgcagctgaaggaggagcaggagcgcTACATCGAGCGGGCGCAGCAGGAGAAGCAAGAGCTGCAGCAGGAGATGGCGCTGCAGAGCCGCTCCCTGCAgcaggcccagcagcagctggaggaggTGCGGCAGAACCGGCAGCGGGCCGACGAGGACGTGGAG gcTGCCCAGAGGAAGTTGCGCCAGGCCAGCACCAATGTGAAACACTGGAACGTCCAGGTGAACCGGCTCATGCATCCAATTGAGCCCGGAG ACAAACGTCCCACCACCAGCAGCTCCTTCACAGGCTTCCAGCCTTCCCTACTTGCCCGCCGGGACTCCTCCCTGAAGCGCCTGACCCGCTGGGGATCCCGGGACAACAGGACCCCCTCGCCCAGCAGCAGTGAGCCGCAAAAGTCCCTCAATGGTGGAGATGAGTCTCCCATCTCGGCTTCCACCCCTCAGGAAGATAAACTGGACCCAGCACCCGAAAATTAG